From Phragmites australis chromosome 5, lpPhrAust1.1, whole genome shotgun sequence, a single genomic window includes:
- the LOC133918510 gene encoding protein RGF1 INDUCIBLE TRANSCRIPTION FACTOR 1-like isoform X1, with product MIMQAMWKPAWLQALNTQKFFVACSFHEHAKKNEKNICCIDCCTSICPHCVAAHRVHRLLQVRRYVYHDVVRLEDLEKLIDCSSVQSYTINSSKVVFLKKRPQNRQFKGSGNICTSCDRSLQEPYFHCSLDCKVEYILRQKKDLSAYLRPCKILQLGPDFFIPHDADDDTTHSTLVDVDEPMESSDSENLSTPCTNFVRKKQSGPYICARSANRVSDDDIATNMSRRKGVPHRSPLC from the exons ATGATCATG CAGGCAATGTGGAAGCCAGCATGGTTACAGGCCCTCAACACACAGAAGTTCTTCGTAGCATGCTCTTTCCATGAGCATGCCAAGAAGAACGAAAAGAACATCTGTTGCATTGACTGCTGCACCAGCATCTGCCCACACTGTGTGGCAGCACACCGTGTACACCGGCTCCTGCAGGTACGGCGATACGTCTACCACGACGTTGTCCGGCTGGAGGACCTTGAGAAGCTTATTGATTGCTCCAGTGTTCAG TCTTATACGATTAACAGCTCTAAGGTTGTTTTCCTGAAGAAGAGACCACAGAATAGGCAATTCAAGGGGTCAGGGAATATCTGTACCTCCTGTGACAGGAGCCTTCAAGAGCCCTATTTTCACTGTTCTCTGGATTGCAAG GTAGAGTATATACTACGGCAGAAGAAAGATTTGTCAGCATACTTGCGCCCATGCAAGATCTTACAGCTTGGCCCTGACTTCTTCATTCCTCATGATGCTGATGATGACACGACTCACTCAACCCTCGTTGATGTTGATGAGCCCATGGAATCATCAGACTCTGAGAATTTGAGCACACCGTGCACAAATTTTGTCCGCAAAAAGCAGAGTGGACCATATATTTGTGCACGGTCTGCAAATCGAGTCTCTGATGATGACATAGCCACAAACATGAGCAGAAGGAAAGGGGTTCCACATAGATCACCTTTGTGCTAA
- the LOC133918510 gene encoding protein RGF1 INDUCIBLE TRANSCRIPTION FACTOR 1-like isoform X2, which translates to MIMAMWKPAWLQALNTQKFFVACSFHEHAKKNEKNICCIDCCTSICPHCVAAHRVHRLLQVRRYVYHDVVRLEDLEKLIDCSSVQSYTINSSKVVFLKKRPQNRQFKGSGNICTSCDRSLQEPYFHCSLDCKVEYILRQKKDLSAYLRPCKILQLGPDFFIPHDADDDTTHSTLVDVDEPMESSDSENLSTPCTNFVRKKQSGPYICARSANRVSDDDIATNMSRRKGVPHRSPLC; encoded by the exons ATGATCATG GCAATGTGGAAGCCAGCATGGTTACAGGCCCTCAACACACAGAAGTTCTTCGTAGCATGCTCTTTCCATGAGCATGCCAAGAAGAACGAAAAGAACATCTGTTGCATTGACTGCTGCACCAGCATCTGCCCACACTGTGTGGCAGCACACCGTGTACACCGGCTCCTGCAGGTACGGCGATACGTCTACCACGACGTTGTCCGGCTGGAGGACCTTGAGAAGCTTATTGATTGCTCCAGTGTTCAG TCTTATACGATTAACAGCTCTAAGGTTGTTTTCCTGAAGAAGAGACCACAGAATAGGCAATTCAAGGGGTCAGGGAATATCTGTACCTCCTGTGACAGGAGCCTTCAAGAGCCCTATTTTCACTGTTCTCTGGATTGCAAG GTAGAGTATATACTACGGCAGAAGAAAGATTTGTCAGCATACTTGCGCCCATGCAAGATCTTACAGCTTGGCCCTGACTTCTTCATTCCTCATGATGCTGATGATGACACGACTCACTCAACCCTCGTTGATGTTGATGAGCCCATGGAATCATCAGACTCTGAGAATTTGAGCACACCGTGCACAAATTTTGTCCGCAAAAAGCAGAGTGGACCATATATTTGTGCACGGTCTGCAAATCGAGTCTCTGATGATGACATAGCCACAAACATGAGCAGAAGGAAAGGGGTTCCACATAGATCACCTTTGTGCTAA